The Prunus persica cultivar Lovell chromosome G8, Prunus_persica_NCBIv2, whole genome shotgun sequence genome includes a region encoding these proteins:
- the LOC18766868 gene encoding uncharacterized protein LOC18766868 isoform X2 — protein MMMSTSIYHKDPTRWRFFSCSFLCTIAMLSAVFFFGSHCVLTDYKEKFLAWGLVDDMQLTISKKCETQCRPDGTEALPKGIVSKTSDLLMQPLWGPRNKKNSKSSTNLLAIAVGIKQKESVNKIVKKFLLSDFIVMLFHYDGLVNEWRDLEWSGRAIHVSAMNQTKWWYAKRFLHPDIVSEYAFIFLWDEDLGIENFNVGRYLSIIRKEGLEISQPALDPENSEVHHDLTARDNRTEVHRKINKLIGGGRRCDQNSTDPPCTGFVEMMAPVFSRASWRCVWHMIQNDLVHAWGLDFQLGYCAQGDRTKNIGIVDSEYIVHYGLPTLGGLAPNKTNAEAPDQSAKTISLPSSEQPAPTSSSPLDPRTEVRKLSFVELEIFKNRWKKAVREDNCWDPYQKTPQQSKN, from the exons ATGATGATGTCCACTTCT ATTTATCACAAGGACCCAACAAGGTGGAGGTTCTTTAGCTGCAGTTTCCTTTGTACTATTGCTATGCTTTCTgcagttttcttctttgggaGCCATTGTGTTCTCACTGATTATAAAGAG AAGTTTTTAGCATGGGGATTGGTTGATGATATGCAACTTACAATATCCAAGAAGTGTGAG ACTCAATGCAGGCCTGATGGAACTGAGGCACTACCTAAAGGGATTGTTTCCAAGACCTCTGACTTGCTAATGCAACCATTATGGGGACCCCGAAATAAAAAG AACTCAAAGTCATCTACAAACTTATTGGCCATTGCAGTTGgaataaagcaaaaggaaagTGTGAACAAGATTGTAAAGAAG TTCCTCTTAAGTGATTTCATTGTGATGCTTTTTCATTATGATGGTCTTGTAAATGAGTGGAGGGATTTGGAATGGAGTGGTCGTGCCATACATGTGTCTGCTATGAATCAAACCAAGTG GTGGTATGCAAAGCGTTTCCTACATCCAGATATTGTTTCTGAATATGCATTCATTTTCCTCTGGGATGAGGACcttggaattgaaaatttcaatgttGGAAG ATACTTATCAATTATTAGAAAAGAGGGGCTTGAGATATCACAGCCAGCACTTGATCCTGAGAACTCAGAGGTCCATCATGATCTTACAGCAAGAGACAACAGAACAGAAGTACACAG GAAGATAAACAAGCTAATTGGTGGTGGAAGGAGGTGTGATCAAAACAGCACAGATCCGCCATGCACAGG GTTTGTAGAAATGATGGCTCCTGTTTTTTCAAGAGCATCCTGGCGCTGTGTGTGGCATATGATTCAG AATGACTTAGTTCATGCATGGGGCTTGGATTTCCAGCTTGGTTATTGTGCACAG GGTgatcgaacgaaaaatatcGGAATCGTTGATTCTGAGTACATTGTTCATTATGGTCTTCCAACACTGGGGGGTTTGGCACCAAACAAG ACAAATGCAGAAGCACCTGATCAATCTGCTAAAACTATAAGCTTGCCTAGTTCAGAACAACCG GCACCGACATCGTCATCTCCATTGGACCCTAGAACTGAG GTAAGGAAGCTATCCTTTGTTGAACTGGaaattttcaagaacagaTGGAAAAAGGCAGTTAGAGAAGATAATTGCTGGGATCCATACCAAAAGACACCACAACAGAGTAAAAACTAG
- the LOC18766257 gene encoding uncharacterized protein LOC18766257 — MATQAKSPSLCHSYKIQCFLHNPVPAPLSLVGNGKAHKKPLKFSCRSNGNDDYYIDAPIEVGDGFSFSGGKYSDGPSPSDEWFKQGKIVKAYAAFGSGEKAKDPIFGLAMGADSQASTDIFRWFCVESGSADNPSVILIHGFPSQAYSYRKVLPMLSKDYHAIAFDWLGFGFSDKPQPKYGFDYTLNEFVSSLESFINEVAVKQVTLVVQGYFAPVAVKYASSHQEKIDNIILLNPPLTAKHANLPSTLSIFSNFLLGEIFSQDPLRASDKALTSCGPYKMKEDDAMVYRNPYLTSGASGFALNAISRAMKKELKKYVEEMRTTLTDENWKIPTTVCWGKRDRWLSYDGVEEFCKDSKHKLIEIPMAGHHVQEDRGEELGEVIKGVMRRTRLNL, encoded by the exons ATGGCAACCCAAGCCAAAAGCCCTTCTCTTTGTCATTCTTATAAAATTCAATGCTTTCTTCACAATCCTGTTCCTGCACCACTCTCACTTGTTGGCAATGGCAAGGCTCACAAGAAGCCTCTCAAATTTAGTTGCAGATCCAACGGCAACGAT GATTATTACATAGATGCTCCTATTGAAGTGGGTGATGGCTTTAGTTTCAGTGGAG GAAAGTATTCGGATGGGCCAAGCCCTTCTGATGAATGGTTTAAGCAAGGGAAGATA gtGAAAGCTTATGCTGCTTTTGGTTCCGGTGAGAAGGCAAAAGACCCCATTTTTGGACTTGCAATGGGTGCTGATTCTCAGGCCTCCACTGATATTTTCAG ATGGTTTTGCGTTGAATCCGGAAGTGCTGATAACCCTTCAGTTATATTAATTCATGGTTTCCCTTCTCAG GCATACTCTTACCGCAAAGTTCTTCCCATGCTTTCTAAAGACTATCACGCAATTGCTTTTGATTGGCTGG GCTTTGGATTTTCAGATAAGCCTCAACCCAAATATGGCTTTGACTACACTCTGAATG AGTTTGTATCATCCTTGGAGTCATTTATTAATGAAGTTGCTGTTAAACAGGTCACACTCGTTGTCCAG GGATACTTTGCTCCAGTTGCTGTTAAATATGCTAGCAGCCATCAGGAAAAGATTGACAACATAATACTCTTAAACCCTCCT CTTACAGCGAAGCATGCCAACCTTCCATCAACCTTGTCCATATTCAGCAACTTTTTGTTAGGGGAAATATTTTCTCAG GATCCTCTAAGGGCTAGTGATAAAGCCTTGACGAGTTGCGGACCTTATAAAATGAAAGAGGATGATGCAATGGTTTATAGAAATCCTTACCTCACATCTGGGGCATCTGGGTTTGCATTAAATGCAATTAGCAGGGCCATGAAGAAAGAGTTGAAG AAATATGTGGAGGAAATGAGGACTACACTTACAgatgaaaattggaaaattccaACTACAGTATGTTGGGGCAAAAGAGACCGCTGGTTGAGTTACGATGGAGTCGAAGAATTTTGCAAGGATTCAAAGCATAAGCTTATTGAAATTCCTATG GCAGGCCATCATGTGCAGGAGGATCGTGGCGAAGAACTTGGAGAAGTCATTAAGGGGGTTATGAGAAGAACCCGCTTAAATTTGTGA
- the LOC18766868 gene encoding uncharacterized protein LOC18766868 isoform X3, whose product MICNLQYPRSVRPDGTEALPKGIVSKTSDLLMQPLWGPRNKKNSKSSTNLLAIAVGIKQKESVNKIVKKFLLSDFIVMLFHYDGLVNEWRDLEWSGRAIHVSAMNQTKWWYAKRFLHPDIVSEYAFIFLWDEDLGIENFNVGRYLSIIRKEGLEISQPALDPENSEVHHDLTARDNRTEVHRKINKLIGGGRRCDQNSTDPPCTGFVEMMAPVFSRASWRCVWHMIQNDLVHAWGLDFQLGYCAQGDRTKNIGIVDSEYIVHYGLPTLGGLAPNKTNAEAPDQSAKTISLPSSEQPAPTSSSPLDPRTEVRKLSFVELEIFKNRWKKAVREDNCWDPYQKTPQQSKN is encoded by the exons ATGATATGCAACTTACAATATCCAAGAAGTGTGAG GCCTGATGGAACTGAGGCACTACCTAAAGGGATTGTTTCCAAGACCTCTGACTTGCTAATGCAACCATTATGGGGACCCCGAAATAAAAAG AACTCAAAGTCATCTACAAACTTATTGGCCATTGCAGTTGgaataaagcaaaaggaaagTGTGAACAAGATTGTAAAGAAG TTCCTCTTAAGTGATTTCATTGTGATGCTTTTTCATTATGATGGTCTTGTAAATGAGTGGAGGGATTTGGAATGGAGTGGTCGTGCCATACATGTGTCTGCTATGAATCAAACCAAGTG GTGGTATGCAAAGCGTTTCCTACATCCAGATATTGTTTCTGAATATGCATTCATTTTCCTCTGGGATGAGGACcttggaattgaaaatttcaatgttGGAAG ATACTTATCAATTATTAGAAAAGAGGGGCTTGAGATATCACAGCCAGCACTTGATCCTGAGAACTCAGAGGTCCATCATGATCTTACAGCAAGAGACAACAGAACAGAAGTACACAG GAAGATAAACAAGCTAATTGGTGGTGGAAGGAGGTGTGATCAAAACAGCACAGATCCGCCATGCACAGG GTTTGTAGAAATGATGGCTCCTGTTTTTTCAAGAGCATCCTGGCGCTGTGTGTGGCATATGATTCAG AATGACTTAGTTCATGCATGGGGCTTGGATTTCCAGCTTGGTTATTGTGCACAG GGTgatcgaacgaaaaatatcGGAATCGTTGATTCTGAGTACATTGTTCATTATGGTCTTCCAACACTGGGGGGTTTGGCACCAAACAAG ACAAATGCAGAAGCACCTGATCAATCTGCTAAAACTATAAGCTTGCCTAGTTCAGAACAACCG GCACCGACATCGTCATCTCCATTGGACCCTAGAACTGAG GTAAGGAAGCTATCCTTTGTTGAACTGGaaattttcaagaacagaTGGAAAAAGGCAGTTAGAGAAGATAATTGCTGGGATCCATACCAAAAGACACCACAACAGAGTAAAAACTAG
- the LOC18766868 gene encoding uncharacterized protein LOC18766868 isoform X1, whose amino-acid sequence MMKTYPLKLFGSHACSPLPTCIQIYHKDPTRWRFFSCSFLCTIAMLSAVFFFGSHCVLTDYKEKFLAWGLVDDMQLTISKKCETQCRPDGTEALPKGIVSKTSDLLMQPLWGPRNKKNSKSSTNLLAIAVGIKQKESVNKIVKKFLLSDFIVMLFHYDGLVNEWRDLEWSGRAIHVSAMNQTKWWYAKRFLHPDIVSEYAFIFLWDEDLGIENFNVGRYLSIIRKEGLEISQPALDPENSEVHHDLTARDNRTEVHRKINKLIGGGRRCDQNSTDPPCTGFVEMMAPVFSRASWRCVWHMIQNDLVHAWGLDFQLGYCAQGDRTKNIGIVDSEYIVHYGLPTLGGLAPNKTNAEAPDQSAKTISLPSSEQPAPTSSSPLDPRTEVRKLSFVELEIFKNRWKKAVREDNCWDPYQKTPQQSKN is encoded by the exons ATGATGAAGACTTACCCTTTAAAACTTTTTGGTTCACATGCTTGCTCTCCTCTTCCCACTTGCATTCAGATTTATCACAAGGACCCAACAAGGTGGAGGTTCTTTAGCTGCAGTTTCCTTTGTACTATTGCTATGCTTTCTgcagttttcttctttgggaGCCATTGTGTTCTCACTGATTATAAAGAG AAGTTTTTAGCATGGGGATTGGTTGATGATATGCAACTTACAATATCCAAGAAGTGTGAG ACTCAATGCAGGCCTGATGGAACTGAGGCACTACCTAAAGGGATTGTTTCCAAGACCTCTGACTTGCTAATGCAACCATTATGGGGACCCCGAAATAAAAAG AACTCAAAGTCATCTACAAACTTATTGGCCATTGCAGTTGgaataaagcaaaaggaaagTGTGAACAAGATTGTAAAGAAG TTCCTCTTAAGTGATTTCATTGTGATGCTTTTTCATTATGATGGTCTTGTAAATGAGTGGAGGGATTTGGAATGGAGTGGTCGTGCCATACATGTGTCTGCTATGAATCAAACCAAGTG GTGGTATGCAAAGCGTTTCCTACATCCAGATATTGTTTCTGAATATGCATTCATTTTCCTCTGGGATGAGGACcttggaattgaaaatttcaatgttGGAAG ATACTTATCAATTATTAGAAAAGAGGGGCTTGAGATATCACAGCCAGCACTTGATCCTGAGAACTCAGAGGTCCATCATGATCTTACAGCAAGAGACAACAGAACAGAAGTACACAG GAAGATAAACAAGCTAATTGGTGGTGGAAGGAGGTGTGATCAAAACAGCACAGATCCGCCATGCACAGG GTTTGTAGAAATGATGGCTCCTGTTTTTTCAAGAGCATCCTGGCGCTGTGTGTGGCATATGATTCAG AATGACTTAGTTCATGCATGGGGCTTGGATTTCCAGCTTGGTTATTGTGCACAG GGTgatcgaacgaaaaatatcGGAATCGTTGATTCTGAGTACATTGTTCATTATGGTCTTCCAACACTGGGGGGTTTGGCACCAAACAAG ACAAATGCAGAAGCACCTGATCAATCTGCTAAAACTATAAGCTTGCCTAGTTCAGAACAACCG GCACCGACATCGTCATCTCCATTGGACCCTAGAACTGAG GTAAGGAAGCTATCCTTTGTTGAACTGGaaattttcaagaacagaTGGAAAAAGGCAGTTAGAGAAGATAATTGCTGGGATCCATACCAAAAGACACCACAACAGAGTAAAAACTAG
- the LOC18766702 gene encoding uncharacterized protein LOC18766702, with translation MALQLLKFPNHIIISRRFCRTSSFFLLSQSNSHHKLPARWVGVPIHRSFAAEVQPAKKKRRLDEVCLERYQQYSRTFIQSWIIQGKVLVNGKVVNKAGTPVSDKAVVQIMAEVPKYVCRAGHKLEAAIEQLGIDVSGKIALDSGLSTGGFTDCLLQYGASFVYGVDVGYGQVAEKIRTDERVSVIERTNLRHLPGLPQRVDLVTLDLSFISILLVMPAVIKVMKEESSLVTLVKPQFEARRSQVGSGGIVRDPLVHQEVLERIIKGVENFGFTSKGWIESPLKGAEGNTEFLVHFTRTAKKSEDELKMLNTTESVQLP, from the exons ATGGCACTTCAGCTTCTCAAGTTCCCAAATCACATCATCATCTCCCGCCGTTTCTGCAGAACTTCAAGCTTCTTCCTTTTATCCCAGTCCAACTCACATCATAAGCTCCCTG cAAGATGGGTCGGAGTGCCAATACATAGAAGCTTTGCTGCTGAGGTTCAACCAGCAAAGAA GAAGAGGAGGCTAGATGAGGTATGCCTGGAAAGGTATCAGCAATATAGCCGAACCTTCATACAATCATGGATCATACAAG GGAAAGTACTTGTAAATGGAAAGGTGGTTAACAAAGCGGGGACTCCAGTCTCTGACAAAGCTGTTGTACAGATAATGGCTGAAGTCCCAAAATATGTATGTAG AGCAGGACACAAGTTAGAAGCTGCCATTGAACAGCTAGGTATTGATGTTTCTGGCAAAATAGCTCTTGATTCAGGGTTGTCAACTGGTGGATTTACTGACTGTTTGCTTCAGTATGGTGCATCATTTGTTTATGGAGTTGATGTAGGTTATGGGCAG GTGGCAGAAAAAATTCGAACGGATGAACGTGTTAGTGTGATAGAACGAACAAATTTAAGACACCTTCCTGGACTCCCTCAAAGAGTtgatttggtgactttggacCTCTCGTTCATCTCTATTCTATTG GTCATGCCTGCTGTAATCAAGGTAATGAAGGAAGAGTCGTCATTAGTCACCCTGGTCAAGCCTCAATTTGAAGCTCGCAGATCACAA GTAGGAAGTGGTGGGATTGTGCGAGATCCATTAGTCCATCAAGAA GTTCTTGAGAGGATTATCAAGGGTGTAGAGAATTTCGGATTTACCAGCAAAGGATGGATTGAGTCTCCTCTTAAGGGTGCTGAGGGAAATACAGAGTTTCTTGTTCACTTTACTCGGACAGCTAAGAAAAGTGAGGATGAACTTAAAATGCTAAATACGACGGAATCCGTTCAATTACCCTGA